One stretch of Candidatus Binatia bacterium DNA includes these proteins:
- the dnaA gene encoding chromosomal replication initiator protein DnaA, producing the protein MREQVKAVLEELRGDVASVEEQAAIVGLRYLGHANDRCILEAQPLLARVARERLVPAIERRLSDLLGRPVRVQIRSLRSPQRELFPLLDAGEKHTNADSTEYAGTRAATFEDFVVGPSNQFAHAAALAVARNPGRQYNPLFIYGSNGLGKTHLLKAIAHAFHEWHPQLSVHLTTADSFMAEVVHAIRTDRLPQFKARYERADALLVDDVPLLAGRERTQQEFFHVFNTLYELGRQIVLTSDKPPKDLEGIEPRLRDRFEWGLVVDIQPPDLETRIAIVQTKAQLEDLRLPYDVALVLAEHAGASIRELEGALTRLLALASLSGEEISVALAHKVVAAQNNAPEELSPRRIQETVAQFFGMRTSDLQSPRRTRNIANARHIAMYLCRTELGASFPYIGQSFGGRDHTTVMHAVDTIARRIAADPQLRGVIETLRAKLRSGGDPSTLKWKKSFR; encoded by the coding sequence ATGCGGGAGCAGGTAAAGGCAGTCCTCGAGGAGTTACGTGGGGACGTCGCGAGCGTGGAGGAGCAGGCGGCGATCGTCGGTCTTCGATATCTCGGCCACGCTAACGACCGTTGTATTTTGGAGGCGCAGCCTTTGCTTGCGCGGGTTGCGCGCGAGCGGCTCGTTCCTGCGATCGAGCGAAGGCTCTCCGATTTGCTCGGCAGGCCCGTTCGGGTTCAGATTCGCTCGCTGCGATCGCCCCAAAGGGAACTCTTTCCTTTGCTGGATGCCGGCGAGAAGCACACTAATGCGGACTCTACCGAATATGCCGGAACGCGCGCGGCAACGTTTGAAGATTTTGTCGTGGGACCCAGCAATCAGTTTGCGCACGCGGCTGCCCTTGCCGTCGCTCGTAACCCGGGGCGCCAGTACAATCCTCTCTTCATTTACGGATCCAATGGCCTCGGAAAGACCCATCTCCTCAAAGCCATTGCGCACGCATTCCATGAGTGGCACCCGCAGCTTTCGGTCCACCTCACCACTGCGGACTCCTTCATGGCCGAAGTGGTGCACGCGATCCGCACCGACCGCCTGCCCCAGTTCAAGGCGCGCTACGAACGAGCGGATGCCCTGTTGGTTGACGACGTTCCGCTGCTCGCTGGCCGCGAGCGTACCCAACAAGAGTTCTTTCACGTCTTCAACACGCTGTACGAGCTTGGCAGGCAAATCGTCCTGACCAGCGACAAACCCCCCAAAGATCTTGAAGGCATCGAGCCAAGACTGCGCGACCGTTTCGAATGGGGCCTGGTCGTGGACATTCAGCCCCCGGACCTCGAAACCCGCATCGCGATTGTTCAGACCAAGGCACAGTTAGAGGATCTGCGGCTCCCTTACGATGTCGCTTTGGTCTTGGCCGAGCACGCCGGGGCAAGCATCCGTGAGCTCGAGGGCGCGTTGACCCGCTTACTTGCTCTTGCCTCCCTGAGCGGCGAGGAAATCAGTGTCGCCCTCGCCCACAAGGTCGTTGCCGCCCAAAACAATGCCCCGGAGGAACTGAGCCCGCGGCGAATTCAAGAAACCGTCGCTCAGTTTTTCGGGATGCGAACAAGCGACCTGCAGTCGCCCCGGCGCACCCGAAACATCGCCAATGCCCGGCACATTGCCATGTATCTTTGCCGCACCGAGCTTGGTGCTTCGTTCCCGTACATTGGCCAAAGTTTCGGCGGGCGCGATCACACAACCGTCATGCACGCAGTGGATACCATCGCGCGGCGCATTGCAGCCGATCCGCAGCTTCGCGGCGTTATCGAAACTCTGCGTGCCAAGCTACGTAGTGGTGGAGACCCCTCGACACTGAAGTGGAAAAAATCCTTTCGCTAG
- the dnaN gene encoding DNA polymerase III subunit beta, producing the protein MECRITKDELLEALYLAQGIADRRVTLPVLAHVLIHVGPREVEVLATDQEIGLRRKCTISSGKRGSATANARVFYDIVRSLGEGDIELSVNERNQLDIRQGKAQFRILGVDPEEFPAMPASAGAASKGALAIDAEVLRRMLELTLFAASSDEARPALCGVYLERRDGALHLVASDGHRLSLVKRALKGVRPEGGVILSRKAVNEMMKVLDAASGEVQLAFGTGVVFLTAGDVELAMRTVQADFPSYDAVIREESPLVARISNGQWNQSLRRVALVAEEQNHGVRFSFSPGKLELSAKNPGLGEAREDLDVDYSGDAFSIGFNAKYILEVLNLLAPDHVVEVGMLDDESPTLLRSPEEPDFLYVVMPMRLPGEYRGNV; encoded by the coding sequence ATGGAATGTCGAATCACGAAAGACGAGCTGCTCGAAGCACTGTATCTCGCGCAGGGTATTGCCGACCGCCGCGTGACTCTCCCAGTTTTGGCTCACGTTCTCATCCACGTCGGGCCCCGTGAAGTAGAAGTTTTGGCCACAGATCAAGAGATTGGGCTTCGTCGAAAGTGTACCATTTCCTCGGGAAAGCGTGGCTCTGCCACAGCCAATGCTCGTGTGTTCTATGACATCGTGCGATCGCTGGGAGAGGGAGACATCGAGCTCAGTGTCAACGAGCGAAACCAGCTCGACATCCGGCAGGGAAAAGCTCAGTTCCGCATTTTAGGCGTAGATCCGGAGGAGTTCCCGGCGATGCCGGCGTCAGCGGGAGCTGCTTCGAAGGGCGCTCTAGCAATCGACGCGGAAGTACTGCGGCGGATGCTCGAGCTCACCTTGTTTGCGGCGTCGAGCGACGAGGCTCGGCCCGCTCTTTGCGGGGTTTACCTGGAACGGCGCGACGGCGCACTGCACTTAGTGGCATCGGACGGTCACCGTCTGAGCTTGGTCAAACGCGCTTTGAAGGGTGTGCGTCCGGAAGGCGGGGTCATTCTGTCGCGCAAGGCTGTAAATGAAATGATGAAAGTGTTGGATGCTGCAAGCGGCGAGGTCCAGCTCGCGTTTGGCACAGGCGTCGTGTTTCTCACCGCGGGGGACGTCGAGCTGGCCATGCGCACGGTGCAAGCGGACTTCCCGAGCTACGACGCGGTGATCCGAGAGGAATCTCCGCTGGTGGCCAGGATTTCGAACGGCCAATGGAACCAGTCGCTTCGCAGGGTGGCACTGGTGGCAGAAGAGCAGAATCACGGTGTACGGTTCTCGTTCTCGCCGGGGAAGTTGGAGCTATCTGCCAAAAATCCGGGGTTGGGCGAGGCCCGAGAGGATCTCGATGTGGACTATTCGGGCGATGCCTTCAGCATCGGGTTCAACGCCAAGTACATCCTCGAAGTGCTGAATTTACTGGCCCCGGATCATGTGGTTGAAGTGGGAATGTTGGATGACGAGTCGCCCACCTTGCTCCGTTCTCCGGAGGAGCCTGACTTCCTTTACGTGGTGATGCCCATGCGCCTGCCGGGCGAATACCGCGGGAACGTCTGA